A window of Dysgonomonadaceae bacterium PH5-43 contains these coding sequences:
- a CDS encoding hypothetical protein (product_source=Hypo-rule applied; cath_funfam=3.30.1330.60; cleavage_site_network=SignalP-noTM; pfam=PF00691; superfamily=103088,56925; tigrfam=TIGR03304) yields the protein MKKRNLLLFVFLLSCVFGIKAQDYKALEVESQYSGDEKAYTVYDVFERSQLEQSTSAIRTTWVANRPKDNWFISLHGGVSQLFSEETRYMDLKDQIKPGFGVAVGKWFTPVWGLKLSVTGGELQGFATWTTKDATGFGFGDWYVGQDYFNDYKSNISNVYLPAYQEADADVRAEIFNTFLKDGKYLETSKGNGFAHKITYVGASVDFMLNVKNVFTTYNPNAFFTPVIYAGLGYAHTFKDGNKTAVNSAMGKAGLQLGFRLDDRWQLLLDGNALILPENFDRRVGGDIACDFVGNYTLGLSYRFNFRHFIKAPVIPPCEVEELNKIINELRNKPEVVCPPVVICPEPEVEKELLTPVFFTLDSYLVRDNQMISIGKAAQYLYSNPNAKIQIAGYADKNTGNPKHNMKLSENRSKAVAEVLVTKFGIDRSRLDVTFFGDTVQPFDENDWNRVAIFIIP from the coding sequence ATGAAAAAAAGAAACTTGTTATTATTTGTATTTTTATTGTCTTGTGTGTTTGGCATAAAAGCACAAGATTATAAAGCATTAGAGGTAGAGTCTCAATATTCTGGAGATGAAAAAGCTTATACCGTTTATGATGTTTTTGAAAGAAGTCAGTTAGAGCAATCTACTTCTGCTATCAGAACAACATGGGTAGCTAACCGTCCTAAAGACAATTGGTTTATATCTTTACATGGAGGAGTTTCTCAATTATTTAGTGAAGAAACTCGATATATGGATTTGAAAGATCAGATTAAGCCAGGCTTTGGTGTTGCTGTAGGTAAATGGTTTACTCCAGTTTGGGGGTTAAAGTTAAGTGTAACAGGTGGTGAACTACAAGGTTTTGCTACTTGGACTACAAAGGACGCTACAGGTTTTGGTTTTGGCGATTGGTATGTAGGTCAAGATTACTTCAACGATTACAAATCTAATATAAGTAACGTTTACCTTCCAGCTTATCAAGAAGCAGACGCTGATGTAAGAGCAGAGATTTTCAATACTTTCTTGAAAGATGGAAAATATCTTGAAACTTCAAAAGGTAATGGATTTGCTCACAAAATCACATACGTAGGTGCGTCTGTAGATTTTATGTTAAACGTTAAAAACGTATTTACAACGTATAATCCTAACGCTTTTTTTACTCCTGTAATATATGCAGGTTTAGGTTATGCTCATACATTTAAAGATGGCAACAAAACTGCTGTAAATAGTGCAATGGGTAAAGCAGGGCTTCAATTAGGTTTCAGATTAGACGACCGTTGGCAATTACTTCTTGACGGAAACGCTTTGATTTTACCTGAAAACTTCGACCGTAGAGTAGGTGGTGATATTGCTTGTGATTTCGTAGGCAATTATACTTTAGGTTTATCTTATCGTTTCAACTTCCGTCATTTTATCAAAGCACCAGTTATTCCTCCTTGCGAAGTTGAAGAATTAAACAAAATAATTAACGAATTACGTAACAAACCAGAAGTTGTGTGTCCTCCGGTAGTTATCTGTCCTGAACCAGAAGTTGAAAAAGAATTATTAACTCCTGTATTCTTTACATTAGATAGTTATCTTGTTCGCGATAACCAAATGATAAGCATTGGTAAAGCTGCACAATATTTGTATAGCAATCCTAACGCAAAAATACAAATTGCAGGTTATGCTGATAAAAACACTGGTAATCCTAAACACAATATGAAACTGTCTGAAAACAGATCAAAAGCTGTTGCAGAAGTATTGGTTACTAAGTTTGGTATCGATAGAAGCCGTCTTGACGTAACATTCTTCGGTGATACAGTTCAACCATTCGACGAAAACGACTGGAACCGTGTAGCGATATTCATCATTCCATAA
- a CDS encoding hypothetical protein (product_source=Hypo-rule applied; smart=SM00425) gives MKLKFQLSLIVLMLLITNNLLAENKHTIFVALSSFHKHLI, from the coding sequence ATGAAACTAAAATTTCAATTATCATTAATAGTATTAATGTTGCTAATTACAAATAACTTATTGGCTGAAAACAAACATACTATATTTGTTGCATTATCATCATTCCATAAACATCTTATATAA
- a CDS encoding hypothetical protein (product_source=Hypo-rule applied; cath_funfam=1.20.120.530; cleavage_site_network=SignalP-noTM; pfam=PF16119; superfamily=63724), with product MNKTFYILVLLISLCFVTANSEAQELNARVTVNSDRIQTTNKNIFTTLEKTLNDLINGNKWTSTTFTNVEKIDCSFTITIMEQNDNVFKAEIFVQSRRPVYNSAYTTTMLNHRDTNFEFEYRENETIQIQENTLSSNLEAVIKFYINLILALDFDSFSPLGGSVFYRNAQSIANMAQSASWGGWSAFDDNRFRGAIVNAFLDETLKGYRQLWYTYHRKGLDEMAANADRGRITIINTLPSLKEVKNARSSEIIVQMFADAKLTEVVSIAEKATKEEKKETYDLLRNIFPTYSSQLNPLKK from the coding sequence ATGAATAAAACGTTTTATATACTTGTATTGCTAATAAGCCTATGTTTTGTAACTGCAAATTCGGAGGCTCAAGAACTTAACGCCCGAGTAACAGTTAATAGCGATAGAATACAAACTACAAATAAAAACATATTCACAACTTTAGAGAAAACATTGAACGACCTAATAAATGGTAATAAATGGACTTCTACTACATTCACTAATGTAGAAAAAATTGATTGTTCTTTTACAATTACCATAATGGAACAAAACGACAATGTATTCAAAGCTGAAATATTTGTACAATCAAGACGTCCTGTTTACAATTCAGCTTATACAACAACAATGCTTAATCATCGCGATACTAATTTCGAGTTCGAGTATAGAGAGAACGAAACTATACAAATACAAGAAAACACCCTTAGTAGTAATCTTGAAGCGGTTATTAAGTTTTATATAAATCTCATATTAGCTTTAGACTTCGATAGCTTTTCTCCTCTTGGAGGAAGCGTATTCTATCGTAATGCTCAATCGATAGCTAATATGGCTCAATCGGCATCTTGGGGTGGCTGGTCGGCTTTCGATGATAATCGTTTCAGAGGAGCTATCGTTAATGCTTTTCTTGATGAAACACTAAAAGGATACCGTCAACTGTGGTACACCTATCACCGTAAAGGTTTAGACGAAATGGCTGCTAATGCCGACAGAGGACGTATTACGATTATCAATACCCTCCCATCGCTAAAGGAAGTTAAGAACGCTCGTTCTTCTGAAATTATTGTACAAATGTTTGCCGACGCAAAACTAACCGAAGTTGTATCTATAGCCGAAAAAGCAACTAAGGAAGAAAAAAAAGAAACTTATGATTTACTAAGAAATATATTCCCTACTTATTCTTCACAACTAAACCCTCTCAAAAAGTAA
- a CDS encoding hypothetical protein (product_source=Hypo-rule applied; pfam=PF14054; transmembrane_helix_parts=Inside_1_12,TMhelix_13_31,Outside_32_297), translating to MAMRLFCSVRMRIYMVKIIKFLTVFLFPLLLCGCDGDLEITAADYEPKVVVEGWIENDAYAQVLLTLSASFEQQLDTAVLYKNIIKSARVSVSDGVETEVLALEANYNYLPPYVYYGSRIKGEVGKTYSLTVEYKNRIITASTYIPQPVRVDSCWFVKELPSDTTGYVHIRFTNVADAYYQVSTMVVGSENIFTPCLYGNYVSTQFSGGSVELQLNKGITIIPETVYNTYFPVNKTVMVRLRTQPKEAYDFWTSWQNELINAQNPIFPAYTSLKSNVNGGIGIWSGYYSTFISASPR from the coding sequence ATGGCGATGCGATTGTTTTGCAGCGTGCGAATGCGAATTTATATGGTTAAAATTATAAAATTTCTGACGGTGTTTCTCTTCCCCCTGCTGCTTTGCGGGTGCGATGGCGACTTGGAGATTACGGCTGCCGACTACGAACCGAAAGTTGTGGTTGAGGGCTGGATTGAGAATGATGCGTATGCGCAGGTGTTGCTCACGCTCTCGGCTTCGTTTGAGCAGCAGTTAGATACAGCCGTTTTGTATAAAAATATTATTAAGTCGGCGAGGGTGTCGGTGAGCGATGGGGTGGAGACGGAGGTTTTGGCGTTGGAGGCGAATTATAATTACTTGCCGCCTTACGTTTATTACGGTTCGAGGATTAAGGGCGAGGTTGGCAAAACTTATTCGTTAACGGTTGAGTATAAAAATAGGATTATTACGGCGTCGACTTATATTCCTCAGCCAGTGAGGGTTGATAGTTGTTGGTTTGTTAAGGAGTTGCCTTCGGATACTACGGGGTATGTTCATATTAGATTTACGAACGTTGCCGATGCGTATTATCAGGTGTCGACGATGGTGGTTGGCTCGGAGAATATTTTTACGCCTTGTTTGTACGGAAATTATGTGTCGACTCAGTTTTCTGGCGGCAGCGTTGAGCTACAGTTAAATAAGGGGATAACGATTATTCCGGAAACGGTTTATAATACTTATTTCCCTGTTAATAAAACGGTTATGGTAAGGCTGCGAACTCAGCCAAAGGAGGCGTACGATTTTTGGACGAGTTGGCAGAATGAGTTAATTAATGCTCAGAATCCGATATTCCCTGCATATACGAGCTTGAAGTCGAACGTAAATGGTGGTATCGGCATCTGGAGCGGATATTATTCGACCTTTATTAGTGCGTCGCCTCGATAG
- a CDS encoding phosphopantothenoylcysteine decarboxylase/phosphopantothenate--cysteine ligase (product_source=KO:K13038; cath_funfam=3.40.50.10300,3.40.50.1950; cog=COG0452; ko=KO:K13038; pfam=PF02441,PF04127; superfamily=102645; tigrfam=TIGR00521), with amino-acid sequence MLKGKKIVLGITGSIAAYKAAYLCRALIKKGAEVQVVITPAGKEFITPVTLSALTQKPVVSEFFTANDGTWHSHVDLGLWADLMLIAPATAATIGKMANGIADNMLITTYLSMKAPVFVAPAMDLDMFSHPSTQNNLETLKAYGNHIIEPTTGFLASALEGKGRMEEPDNIVKALESFFQQKSDLSGKKVLITAGPTYEKIDPVRFIGNYSSGKMGYAIAEECAARGAEVTIVSGPVSVKTNNPLINIIKVESASEMYHEATTIFDDMDIAVLCAAVADYKPETYAENKIKRTSDSLLNISLTPNPDIAASLGKIKNNKQILVGFALETDNETNNAKDKIKKKNLDFIVLNSLNDKDACFQSDNNKISIIDNKGNKTNYPLKSKGEVAADIIDYLLNYNNE; translated from the coding sequence ATGCTTAAAGGAAAGAAAATAGTATTAGGTATTACAGGTAGTATAGCAGCTTATAAGGCAGCATATCTATGTCGTGCATTAATAAAAAAAGGTGCAGAAGTACAAGTTGTTATAACTCCTGCAGGAAAAGAATTTATAACTCCTGTTACTTTATCAGCATTAACACAAAAGCCTGTAGTTTCGGAGTTTTTCACTGCCAATGACGGCACTTGGCATAGCCATGTTGATTTAGGTTTATGGGCCGACTTGATGTTAATTGCTCCTGCTACGGCAGCCACAATTGGTAAAATGGCAAACGGCATTGCCGACAATATGCTTATAACCACTTATCTGTCGATGAAAGCTCCTGTGTTTGTTGCTCCTGCTATGGATTTGGATATGTTTTCTCACCCAAGCACACAAAACAATTTAGAAACACTGAAAGCTTATGGCAATCACATTATAGAACCTACCACTGGATTTCTTGCAAGTGCTTTGGAAGGCAAAGGTCGTATGGAAGAGCCTGATAATATAGTTAAGGCGTTAGAAAGTTTTTTTCAACAAAAAAGCGACTTAAGTGGTAAGAAAGTTTTGATTACCGCTGGTCCTACTTACGAAAAGATAGACCCCGTACGTTTCATAGGAAATTACTCTTCTGGTAAAATGGGTTATGCTATAGCCGAAGAATGTGCTGCAAGAGGTGCTGAGGTAACCATAGTAAGTGGTCCTGTTAGTGTTAAAACCAACAACCCTCTTATTAATATAATTAAGGTAGAAAGTGCAAGTGAGATGTATCACGAAGCTACAACTATTTTTGACGATATGGATATAGCGGTACTCTGCGCTGCCGTTGCCGATTATAAACCTGAAACTTATGCGGAGAATAAAATAAAACGCACATCTGATTCGTTATTAAATATAAGTCTTACACCTAACCCAGACATTGCAGCTTCGTTGGGAAAGATTAAAAATAACAAACAAATTCTTGTAGGATTTGCATTAGAAACTGATAATGAAACTAACAATGCTAAAGACAAGATAAAGAAAAAGAATTTAGACTTTATAGTATTGAACTCATTAAACGATAAAGATGCCTGCTTTCAGAGCGACAATAATAAGATTTCAATAATAGATAATAAAGGTAATAAAACTAATTATCCTCTAAAATCTAAAGGTGAAGTTGCTGCTGATATAATCGATTATCTATTAAATTACAATAATGAATAA